The Microcoleus sp. AS-A8 genome contains the following window.
AGTTTGTGGTGGAGTTACGCTCTGCTTCTGATAACTTGGAACCGCTTAAAACTAAGATGCAGGAATATATTGACAACGGTGCCCTTTTAGGATTTTTAATCGAACGCAAAAATCGGCAGGTTTATATCTATCGTCCGGGAGTAGCTGTGGAATGTTTGGATAATCCGGCTACTGTTAGCGGTGAGTCGGTATTACCCGGATTTGTTCTGGATTTAAGCAAAATTTGGTGAATCCTGGACTGACTATGAGTCAAAGGATTGAATTGTTCGATCTAGATATCTCCTCGGTGGTGTTTTGCAGAACATAAAATAGACAATCGTTGCTGAAAGATGGCATCAAGGCGGGAAAGCGCTTCTTCTGTATATCGCTGGGCTTCGTGAATAATGCTTTTCCAAAGGGTATTGAGAGCTTGCAGATTTGGGCAGAAGCGTATCAGACTACTACAGGCAGCAATCCACTGTTCGAGGCAAGCGGTAACTGATGAAGTAGCCACCGAGTCCCTGAATATGCACCCAGAGGACGTTATGCCATTTTGCCCAGTTCAAGATGCGCTCTTGCTTGATTTTCAGGTGTTTGGCGATTTGCCTGAGAGTGATGACGAAAGTTTTGGGGTTAATGCGATGACGTAGCGCTTGCATGAGTTTTCGGAAAGGAGACCCCCTCCCCAGCCTTTGTGAGCCATTGAGAGGAGAGGGAGCTAGAGTATTTTTACTGCCCCTGATGTTGGGGGACTATGTAGAGCTTTTGGTGTAGCTGACTGAGCCAATTTGCCAGAATTAACTCGGCGCGTGGGTTTGATTCTCCTCTGGTTTCTCATTGGGAAGGTCAAAGATAATTTCAAACTTGGCGTTTGGGATGAACCGATGCAAAAGTCGTTTGTGGTCGTCGGCGTCTTGGCGGTTGTGGAAACGGGCAACGATGATGGTTCGTGCGTTTGGCAGAAGACGCACAATTGCCCAAAGGTGATTTCCTGGAGGATAGCTTCGCTGAATGCTTGGATTGCCGAGTAGTTGTTTTACCATTGGTAGAGTCTCCTTGTATTAGGGAGCCAGAAGCCAGCGCAGGACTTTGGACGGTTGAAGCGCTGGCTTTAGCTGTTTTTAATATAGCACAATAGCACAATAGCACAATAGCACTAAAAGCCAGAAAATTTATAGCAATGAGACAATGGAAGTGAGCATTTATGAGCTGTAATCTGTGTCCGAAGCTGAGAACCAAGTATTTGTGAGAGGGCGCGTTCCCGAATCCGTGAGAGCGCGATTTAAGGCAACGTGTGCCTTAGAGGGACGCGATATGAGCGAGGTGCTCAGGGAACTGATTGAGAAGTGGTTGCAAGAACACGAAAACCCCTCACCTACCAAAAAGGGTAAGGGAGATTAAGGCGATCGCTTGATTGCTTAAAAGTTTTACCATCGGCAGAGTTTCCTTATATGCAGTAATGAGTCTATGTGCGACAATAGGCTCGACGACGACAAGAGTATCAGTGGTAACCAAGCGCGACGATCCAAATTACTCCCAGGTAAGCGGCTATGTCCCGAAGGACTTGGCGCGTCGTTTCAGGATTGCCTGTAGTTCTGAGGAAATAAGTCAAAGTGAAGCGTTGGAGAAAGCGTTAGAGCAATGGCTGAAAAAGGACAACTCCTCACCTACAAAGAAGGGCAAGGGGGAGGAGTGAGGCGATCTTACAATAGCGGCTTTCTGCGTCAATTAGTGAAGTGACGGCGGAAGCGGGGGTCGAGGTGATGTTGTTTCTGCTGGTTACAGGGAAGGCAGAGAGTCTGCAAGTTACTGATATCATTTTGACCACCACGAGCCAGGGGAATAATGTGGTCAATCGTTAGTTGAGTGTCTAGCTTTGTTTTGCCGCAGCTTTTACACTGATAGCGATCGCGTTCAAAAACATAGTTCCTCACTTCTGGAGGAATGGGAATTCTAGGGGTTTTAGCCATAACTCTTATTGCTGATTTTCCTTGTTTATCATCTGACGAAGATCATCAAGTGGTGATTCGGGTGGACTGATTTCGAGAGCATCGCTTCCTAGGGTTTGTGAATCCTCTTGTTCTTCGACATAAAATTCAAGGCTGACTTTAATTCTCACTTTTCCTTTTTTCCAGCTTTTTGAACCAAGGTTTAGCATTTCACAATCTATGCCATCGCCAAACCACCTGGCATAAGGTTCATTCACCCCATTAGGAGCCAATATTGAATTATCTATCTTTATTCCATGACAAGAACTTAATTGACCATTAAGTTGACTTCCTAAATGATTGCCAAACGCTCCATTGATTGCCTTTTTGAATTTACTGACATTGTTACATAGTCCTCTCTATTGATTTTAATTCAATGCTAAGCTGTCAGTCCGCCAGGAAATCAATTTCCTGGCTCATAGCTAAAGTCCTCTAAAGAGGACTAAATGCTGACAATACTCATATTTGAGTCCATTTTAATGGACTTGATCTGTTAGCCAGGGACTTAAGCCCCTGGCGGTTGTTTCAAGCAGTGAAAGATGTTAATGAAAATCTTCACCTCAAAACTCTGCTTAGAGAGCCTCTGCTGCATCAACCGAGTTAGATACAGCGGTAAAATTTGAGCTAAAATCAAAACCATCTGATTCAACAGAACTCGGTATTGCCGTCAAATCAGATTCTCCTACCACAGGTAGCTGATACCTGTTTAACAACATTCCTTGCAAACAGCTATTAATTCCAGTAATCGCTTGGTTATAATCAGCAATTTTCTGCTCAAATTCATCCTGCAATTTGTGATTCTGTTTAATCTTTTCCTCTGCTTCTTGTTCCAAAGTTTGTTCTAAATAAGCACGCGCCTTGGGATATTGCTGCAAGATTGCCTCTGCCTGCTCATCTGCCATTGGCAATAGTAGCGTTTTGAGAGTTTGGTTAATCGTTTGGCGGAAACTGCGCCG
Protein-coding sequences here:
- a CDS encoding ParG, with translation MSEAENQVFVRGRVPESVRARFKATCALEGRDMSEVLRELIEKWLQEHENPSPTKKGKGD
- a CDS encoding HNH endonuclease; translated protein: MAKTPRIPIPPEVRNYVFERDRYQCKSCGKTKLDTQLTIDHIIPLARGGQNDISNLQTLCLPCNQQKQHHLDPRFRRHFTN